A segment of the Lolium perenne isolate Kyuss_39 chromosome 3, Kyuss_2.0, whole genome shotgun sequence genome:
caagtcgagaaagtcaatggtatcatctgcaacggtattaaaaagcgccttctaggaccgcttgaaaatgctcgacatacctggccagaagaattgccaagtgtcttgtggagtattcgaacaacaccaaacacggcgacacaagaaactccgttcttcttagtccatggagctgaggcagtactaccgatcgaaatagagcacgactccccaagagtcacagagtatgatgaagaaatctcaagaagagctttggaaaacgatgtagatgcactcgacgaagctcgagatgaagtactttcacgggttaccaagtaccagcaagacctaaaaaactaccacagtcgacgattacgaccaagatcttttcaagtcggagattTAGTACTACGGCTCaaccagcaaagtactgaaaaacttgagtcaccatggcttggcccttacatcgtcaccgaagtaattgaaggaggagcatacaggatcaaggacaagaagacaggggttcccgagaaaaacccctggaacgtggcgcagctcaggcggttctacgcttagagccgaaatatagtcctcctttgtaaaaatacaatgtactgaaacgcccgcgagttttcagatgcactcttttccttttcagggcaccgagtggggctggaaaggtttttaatgaggcgggctcgcggtgctgcaatataataaaagatagtgatgatatacatcttttttcttcgacaggctcgggggctcataacccacgacagcaaaatacatatattctcgcaaaacagtaaattcttcgagatgacaaaatagtataagctccagccaaaggctcgggggcttcgcaatatagattacactttacaatatagacaacttcatcaatacaaagaattcgacaaaaaatatagacataacttttcgcaatatagtacaactcagtcaaggcctaatatactatctatggataaacctttgttatttgcagcagttgtcttgtgctcagcatagctccccttgaagaagaattcagaatccatccgaagaagttcatccatcatcgcttcggccacaggagtcaccatgtcattgatttcGTCGACGTTATTCTTTCGTCGCGATTTTTTGGCCAGGCAGTTagagacaatcttcgtcagatctaattttggatggcaaatatgtatcatgatcatggcgaatcttgctccaacagtcaactgagctcgtacaaagttatgaatacgaggggcatctcgaaacttttccatcaatccaagaagagtatcgggagcttcatctcgagggaacatagtcttgtaaacaagggtcaaggttctcgtgcagaagttaaggaattcgcgaacctgacaggcgcggtcttcgaacctgacaatctgttgggtccgctcgggagtggcccagaacagacagccatggttaagagaaaggttaacgaggaggttcgttcttacattcaccctttcatcttcagcagcagcgtcgagaacagAACCTATTAAGCGAAAGAAcaagaaattcaaaaaaaaggggGTACAGCAAAAGACAGAAGAAGTTCTGGGTTGAAAaagcatacctaacatatccacactagcttcagtcattagctcgaacatactattttctcgagtagttgctttttcagcttccgaaatagcagcttccttggcagttatggcttctttagtttgttgaagggcaattttctctctttcggatgctttgcgggattgctccatcatcgcaagagtttgctttttcatggactaaagttgttggcgaagttcttgtaaatcttgcgaggagtgtttacttgaagaaccttcgataaggtcaTCATCTACAAGTgtcttcttcgagaaggaggaagcaggaaaagtatcgacatgatgaggatttgcggagtagttatcaaatatcaactggaaaagaaaatttcagtatcaatgatcatgcaaaatagaattccattgatcttcgggaaatttacacagatattacagaaggagtcttcaaaagaattactacgacagttgtcgccaaagctactgtgacgacaacatcaaaagaaacagtaaaaataaaaatagaaaaagatagggcattctactccggcttcgacgagctaggagcaggagtaggcttgcatccaagataggcaaggatcttctttgagttgggctttgaagccctgatcagcgattgccacttcgtggtctccatctcctgcgtgtcgccaactttggtccagtcgatgttTTGCTGGTTGTCAGCAACCAGAGCAATGGTGCTTTCCACGgctaccttcatattttcttggcgaagcttaagtccaagatcttctgggggattgaagcacttggcaagagcaaggaaggtcgcgggttcctttttcttcgggaagaagtaagggtacAGCCGCGACAATCCTTCCCTAGCCACAGTAAGACCTTCGCGTGCTTCGTCTCCGTGAAACTCCAGGAAAGcaagtgcgtcaagaagaggatcattgtcgggatcttcaagttcatattcttgagatgttttccctgtcgaggcagaaatttattgatcaaccaacgagtaaagaaaagcaagtccaaagaATGCAAAATAGTTTGGGTActcactgacaaagcgacggcttTGCGATTCCAGGCGTTTAGTAATCACGTCTTCACGAGCAGATTGTGTGGCTATATGCTCGCTCAACGAAGTCTCGGCATCGTGAAGCCTCTTCGGaagttcttcgacaccagcagcgtctgccttggccttgtcagcatctgccctagccttactagcatctgattcggccttcttacgagcctcctcactttgctctaatttttgagcaagtgtgtcggcacgtttgttggcctctgcaagtttttctgccaaaatagtcaaatatagtcaaaatcacgacaagaaaggagtaaGAAGTCATGGGTAAAGAGAAGCAGAAAgtcattaccttcagctttgctagcatactcgcgatacccaacgaattgggcaccgaagcggatgaattccttaatcaaaggctgttaaagaaagatagagaaagaaaaagCGTCAGTATGGGCAAAAGTGCGATAGCACAAAACGAAAAGAAGCAAACAATGAAAACGTCGATAGCATCAGAAAGTAttcaaggacttacatcatccaaaagaggagtcgaggagctacccaattgtaaggtaggctctgtgattgattcaacccttgccctttttggtgaagggacgagggggcttgcaggaggagtaggtgcgtcggtgttttgttgaggaggcgaagattcttctccttcaactttcacttcagaaacaactaaagtatgcgacgtacttgttcgagcagtcgcatcaatagctggcgtttcttcctcgtcaccactacgattagatggcgacagtataagaagcaagatagacaaaaatcttcaagAGGCAAAACAGTAAGAAATAAGGgatgacttacgaactgacgagggcgtcaaggtatggatcgaaagctgccttccgatttgaaggagcagcttcttcggctttggaggtgccggaatcttcgacgtctctcctcttcctcttgttctttggagaaacagcaggaggaggagagtgtgccgatgtggtagcctcggagtcagcctccttttcagaggatcccgcagattttcgagaacctgcggcttcactctcagggcaaggagcaccctggttgtcatcagtgacaacggctcgttcttcgacttctccaccttcaggaaggggaggaagagagacaagatctggatggttctataaaaaCAAAGGAGgatgtcaataaaagagttatgcaaaggatgtcaaacaaaaatgagcaagtcgacaaaggttaccttgggaagcgcattggtggcgctatatggttttacgcgacaagaagatgggacagcatctttcttgctgagggaggagattttccggacaagtttttctaaatccttgaccgacaaatccaccgacagccgatccacatcattgtcgccagcatacttctagaggggatttttgcgagcctgcagaggctgcactctgattctaaggaaatatgtcgtgatttggatacccgatagttCTTTGCCGCGGGTgctttgaagctcgtggatgcgggtcatcagtgcctctgtcgccgttttttcttcgtcggtagcctctgcatcccaggagcggcgacgatagattttctcggcaccatcaaaaggaggaatgttgtcttcaacacacccatgattctcctcgtggatgtacagccattttttgcgccacccttgaactgagtcagggaatttgacatcgaagtattcgacatcagggcgaacgcaaatacaacaccacctatgttataggcgacattggcagagccattgcggcgacacaaaaagatgcgtttccacaacgcccagttaggctggacgccgaggaaggattcgcaaagagtgatgaagatggaaatatggaggatggagttgggagtgagatgatgaagttgcaatccgtaaacgaaaagcaacccccgaagaaaattgtgaatggggccagaaaggccacggatgagatgatcgacgaaactaacccgatactccattggaggggttgggtagctctcttcgctggggaagcatagcgcctttggcttcttgctgatccccagtttcttcagcaggttgataTCTTGagcagagattttggatctctcccactcagcgctccccagatctgcggaagccatcttCGATTCCGGTGTGCTGTGCCTGAtcaatctgcgcggtggcatcaacaatggcgcaggagtacagCTTGAGAGTAGTTGAGCTCGAGGAActatggggcgcaagaggagatttttgcaAGAGGAGAACAGAggagcggcgcaagcgaaagtgcggaaggaagaagacgaagcccttaaatagaggtgcggcgaatcgGCGCACCGTTAGATGGAAAAAGTGTGAGGCAGATGGTGTACACATGgagcaagggtaaaaaagtaatttctcCCTACAggcgttacagtgcgtgcgccaggaaaagcggaggacgtgtgtcccccacttgcacgacgtgtcaatacgatgcgtaacttgggcccgcaaggcagcgagagagaacttctcgcgatttccaggaacagcggtcgtggctatcgtcagcaatgatttcACTTTAGCAAGAGACAATTTCGActtaacagcttcataaaaaaggcgacagcaaaagatattggagagcctttgatcaaatacaagtttttgatcaaatgctcgggggctactttggaaaaaaatggaaaattcgagaaagacaaaatagaaatggtgtgagcctatgatcaaatacaaatatttgctcatagcctcgggggctactcccatcgggagcgctgttcgcgcacccgagagatttgaaaaattTCGAGAGAGAAATAAAATGtggcgacataaggcgtggagcctacacccaagcacaagtccttggctgtagcctcgggggctactcccatcgggaacgctgttcgcgtacccgatgaaattacaaacaagaaagatagaaaaacaagagagtatattttgagttataagtaaactctacatatactcccattgggagaacaatataagtcatccgttgactcaataaaatgtgccattccaacagccgaataagcactcgacaatatattctcaaaacgccaaagttgcgaacaatttctgaatgccgcaaaactttgcgaaggtaagaccgcaGATcccttctgtgtggcgtggcgccgtctctgacgtcggtttgctacttttatctgtatcaacggatacgaagaaaaatcctaacggacgtgttaggtacccgataaatatgactgggactcgacagaatggtaagaccttaagcggcacctgttgaagtttacaccagtatcccgagatcatgtccagggacgtgatcttgaagtaggtttttgcggattgccactagagcagctaactagtacctgatccgtcagatgaactagccccaactaccattatccctgtacaatatagaaattcatatgcaaaGAAATATGGAGAAAGTCAAAGCTATCGAGTAAATATaacggtggagattttccctgactctacgattcaagcaaaatctcgggggctactgacataggcatccccaatgggcctgccgaagatagtacccggggtttactgaaggcccacgactcgaagaataagaagaatcggaagcccaagttgttattaaggaaagctagagttgtattaggagataatatttgtaatcttgcgggatgagttggaaaccctcccggactctgtaacttgtacaatacgaatccctcgactccacctcctatataagggggagtcgagggacaaagaaagcatcgaatcattgtcttacaaaccctagttttcacatcgtcgagtacttttcggctgaaaccttcgagatctacttgccctctacttctaactaaaccctagtctacaacccgtaggcattgacaagttaatcccttgtcagtcaTATCTATATATTTGTCTGGGAAAATGTGGCAATTGAGCATGCTCAACTATAAACAAATCTTTGGAACCCTTGCCAGTGTCATATTTATTCCGATGTTTCGGAAAATGTGGCGGGCTCAACAGATAGATCAATCTGAGGAGAAAAACAGAACTACTCCATGTCGTGGGCGTGCGTGGCCGCTATCCCGACATCTGCCGGCCTCCACCGGCCaggttggaggaggaagatggaccGTGGTTCCCAGTTATGGCGGCGGTGTGGGGGCCGTCCGTTCCGGCTTTCATGGTGGTGGTACTAGGGTTCTTCTTTCGCGGAGATGAAGACGTTCTGAATGCCGGTCTTTCTTCATCTAGCCGGAgtgatgagttccggaaggctccaatagcgaatggaacagtgcatcttttgcctggagttcacAGGTTCGGGTGGTATTCCGGTCgcacgcacccatgcttttattccgaccgtttggttccggagggagcggcaTGAAGCCATGTTCGGTGTTGACATTAAGAGACTTtttgtccatggtgaagtcatagAATATCATGAAGACGGGATTGGAGGATTAGATAAACAAAGTCCAAGTCTTCGCGATGTTGaggaacttgcttggtgttccgagtTTCGCAGCAGTGGTACGAAAGTGAGGTCGgcagcacaggtgaagttcagattcctaccttttagggtgaaaacccaaggtctagcattaactggttgtgcctggcaatgaccttgttggagacattgttttgagagcggggactatcttcagggtgaaaacctaagattttTGATCAGGCGACAACGGCGATGGTGCACTATTttcttcttggaggcatcgcttttggagagtctgtatttcaggtattGTCTTGGTGGTAtatgtattgttgttgctagacCTGGGATACTGTGGCggaacttttatttcttagttttcttttctctttttcggttgtgtgcatccatactgccattagggtgttgcgttgctgggtgtaattggtatcttttgatattaatatattccctttatcaaaaaatTGATCCACTCATTCCAATTAATGTAGCCGGATGAATATTTCTCAAGTAAATGGACTAAAATGTATATTTTGAAGTTCATTGACTAATGTGCCCTTTACTTTAGTTTATCATACTCTGCGGTACTTACATATAAGGTCATCTCCGATCCAAACAGACAGAATGCGCCTGTTTCAGTCCGCACGGCCGAAACATGAGGCCCAACAACAACCCAAAAATGGACCGCCCCGTCGATATTGTTCGTTTGGCCCTAGTGCGTCACCTCGGGCAGCAATTTCAAAAGTGAGGCCAGTTTACAGTTTGAAATTGTTGTCATATTGCTTAGCACTTTAGGGCTCCAATCACGGATGAGATCATTGTTGGAAACCGGTTACAACGCCGGGGTCTTCCCTCTCCACCGGTCTGCCCTTTCTGTGACTAGGAGCCATAGACGGTACAACATCTGCTCCTTGGCTATGTGGTTTCCCGTGAGATCTTATCTTGGACACTCCGGTGTTGGGGCAAGGTGAACTGGCTCCCGGCAAGTGATTCGGACCTCGTGGAGTGGGGGACATCCCGCTCATGTCCTATGGCACATAAGCGGAACTTATGGACAACAATCATTCTGGTGTTCTAGTGCATTTCAAGGCATCTAAACAACGTGGTCTTTAATGGAATGGTGGCGTCTCAGGAAAAATATCAACGAGGAATTCGGCAGATGGCGTCTCATGAAGCTTTTATGTAGTATTGTTTTTTGCTTTTCCGGAGTCGAGGGAGATATCATCGCAGTATGGAGAGTAGACTTGAGGAGCTCCCACCTCCCGTTGGAAGGAAAAAAAAATCCTTTCTTAGAACCCTTCTATATGATCAATACACTTATCCGTGGTGTATTCTCGAAAAAATATTGTTTAGCACCCTGTTAACGTGTTCCAACATCTAATATCCATGATTCTGTGCTATATTTTTTGTTGTTAAAATGCTTTTTAATGGTTTATAGTTAGGCCATGATGTTCAATTTATATCATGTTTAATAACTCTAGTATAATCTGGTTGACCAATTTCCCAATCATGAGTAATTTTCTGACTGATGTTTTTGTTCAATAATGTCAAACATCGGCCAGTGTCATAACAACCCTTGCCCTTCTGTATAAGCATGCTACTATTTTTCTCCTGAGATAGATCAATCTGTTGATCCTTGTTTCCCAGAGCAAAGGGTAGATATATATGAACTGTGGTATCATCATATTATTATGAAAATTGAACTACATGCTACATTTTCTTTAAAAAAATTGTGGAGAAATATCAAGATTTTATTCCTCAATAATAGGATTACAGTCAGCCAACAACAGCTCGGAAGTACAAACTGGTATATGACGCACCCAACAATTGGTGCTTCCTCCAGTTTTATCCTACGTTGGCTAGACAATGGGCAATCCTGATATGGTCGCCCTCGATCTTCACGTTGACATTATCTCGGAGCTTCAACAGATGTTTGATTTCATCAGTAAGGTGACCATAAGAAGATCTATTCTTCTTGGTACACTTCATTGCAGTGATGGCTTGGGCACAATCAGTTTGAATAAGTACAGGTAGTTCAAACCACTGATGTGCAAGGGCCAATCCCTCCATGATCGCACTAATCTCGGATTCTAGTGCGTCATTGCAGTTTCATAACACTCTTTGTGCTGCAAAAATGACCTCCCCATTTGTGTCTCTAAGAACCATGCCAGTaccacccttcccttcgtcatatGAAAATTGAACTACATGCACATTTTCTTTAATTTGTTCGCTGTGTTATTTATGTCCATGGGGAGTGTATAGTCTGATGGGATTAGGGATGAAAACACCTGGCCGTGGCATTTTCTTGTGAATTTGATGAATGCATGATTGTAATGTGAGAACCTGCAGGCAGCTAAACATCCACAGTTCACTGAACTTTTCCACTGAGACATGCATGGACACATTCACCTAAGAGCAATGAGTTTTCAAGGCCAGGCCCGGTATTAATCAGACGAAAAGCAGTCCATTAGCACATCACATATACTGTATTTAGCACCACAATATTTTTTTGCCATGTGAAATTAAAGGAGTACCATGTATTGTGAATGAATCCATATCCGTCCAATTATTTTAATTTCGCTGAGGAGCGGTAATATGTAACTACTGCTCCTAATTAGGATGTAAAACCAACTTTGTTTGAAACCAATCTCTATCGGCTGTTTCCCGCGCTGGGTTTCCTTCCTATTTTGGCGCCTAATCAACCACCGGAGCCGCGTTGTCGGATCGGAGCAGCTACAaataccaccaccgccgccggccACACCCACAACCCATTCATCCACCAATCGAGCTCTTCTTCTTCCGGCCATCACCTACCCACCTAGCTCTCCCGCCAAGCTTCCTCTGTTGCAAGCAAGCAACAATGGCCGGCGGCATGACGGTGCGTGATGTGTTGTACATGTACGACGTGGCAAGGCAGGCGTACGAGCGGTTCATGTCCATCAGCGGCAACCCGGAGCAGGCGCGGAACGCGATGGCGCTGCTGGTGTGGTTGGACCAGGGCACCGTCTCTGCCCTCCACCACGTGCCAAGCATCAGCCCCACCGCCGTCGCCACCGTTGCTGCCGAGGCCAACGGCATCCTCGAGTGCCTCCGCCACCAGGAGGCCATGCTCCCCGCCATCCCGCTCATCTCCGTGCTCTGCCAGGACGGCGACGTTGACCCGCGCTTCTTCGCCTCCCACCAGGACCTCGTGGTGAGGGGGGTGGCAGAGATCCTCGATGGCGTCGGCAAGCTGATCTTTGATGATCGTCTGCAAGTGTTGCTGAGGAGGTACCAGACAGGGCTGGTCGGAAACCCGCCAGAGCTGATGGCGCCATACTGCAGCAAGCCGGTGGCAGTGCCAGAGGACTGTCGCTCCATGTTCATCACCTTCTCCAAGGGTATGCCCCTCGACCGCGAAGAGATCTTCGAATACTTCAGGCAGTAAGTAGAGTACATCTATCTACTTGTCTTCGATAGATCATGCATGCATGTATAGATCAGATGTAAGTAATTGACTTGGCATGCAGGAAATG
Coding sequences within it:
- the LOC139837868 gene encoding uncharacterized protein — protein: MAGGMTVRDVLYMYDVARQAYERFMSISGNPEQARNAMALLVWLDQGTVSALHHVPSISPTAVATVAAEANGILECLRHQEAMLPAIPLISVLCQDGDVDPRFFASHQDLVVRGVAEILDGVGKLIFDDRLQVLLRRYQTGLVGNPPELMAPYCSKPVAVPEDCRSMFITFSKGMPLDREEIFEYFRQKWGDCVVRVLMEKTSGGNAPMYGRIIFKSEAFVNLVLNGQRLVKITIGHRQIWLRKYVPRPTNV